The Leguminivora glycinivorella isolate SPB_JAAS2020 chromosome 1, LegGlyc_1.1, whole genome shotgun sequence genome includes a region encoding these proteins:
- the LOC125229911 gene encoding DNA replication complex GINS protein PSF1-like, which yields MFGEKVLELIKEAERNPETIDQFNDEKIRQILEEMQSLFQMNMNDANATSENKSLWTTVQVRHSALERNKRCLLAYLYSRMNKIKTLRWEFGSVLPPDVRELLSDDEYDWFSKYSTNLASYMRSLGEDIGYSGIDLTENLKPPKSLYIEVLCMADYGKLELEDGDVITLKKNSRHFLPTSECQTLIRQGILKQIL from the exons ATGTTTGGTGAAAAGGTTTTGGAACTTATAAAAGAAGCAGAAAGAAATCCTGAAACTATTGATCAATTCAAT GATGAAAAAATACGACAGATCTTGGAAGAAATGCAGTCCCTATTTCAAATGAATATGAATGATGC AAATGCCACGTCAGAGAACAAATCTCTGTGGACAACAGTGCAAGTACGCCACTCAGCTTTAGAACGTAACAAACGCTGCCTGCTAGCATATTTGTATAGTAGAATGAACAAGATCAAGACTCTGCGATGGGAATTCGGCTCTGTTTTGCCTCCAGATGTAAGAGAATTACTCTCTGATGATGAATATGACTGGTTCTCAAAATACTCCACAAATCTAGCATCATACATGAGATCTCTAGGAGAGGACATTGGCTACAGCGGAATCGACTTGACAGAAAACCTTAAACCCCCCAAGTCACTGTACATTGAAGTGTTGTGTATGGCTGATTATGGAAAGTTAGAGCTTGAAGATGGTGATGTGATAACTTTGAAGAAAAATAGTAGACATTTTTTGCCTACATCTGAGTGCCAAACATTAATAAGACAGGgaattttaaaacaaatattataa